The following proteins are co-located in the Polymorphospora rubra genome:
- the aroA gene encoding 3-phosphoshikimate 1-carboxyvinyltransferase, translating to MPATAEGLPDVLPITPLTAPPTVTIRPPGSKSITNRALLCAALAPGTSRLRGALFADDTRAMMGAVTALGAGVAADPDTGTVTVTGVDPRTSTGAATVDARQSGTTSRFVLPAAALRPGRTVVDGSAQLRGRPFGPVLQALRDVGATVEELDRPGFLPVAVTGPAGGGSVQTTGHVSSQFLSGLLMAAPLMTDGLTVGLTSPLVSVPYVKMTIAVMAAFGVEVRDLEVRPGAYRPTDYVVEPDASAASYLLAAAAITGGRVTVAGLGSDSLQGDVGFADVLERMGARVDRHADALTVTGGGPLRGVDVNMADISDTAQTLAAVAVFADTPTRVRGIGFIRGKETDRIGAVVTELRRAGIDAVEDEDGFTIHPGDPRPTRFATYDDHRMAMSLSLVGLRAPGIEIADPACVGKTYPGFFADLGRLS from the coding sequence GTGCCCGCCACCGCCGAAGGCCTCCCGGACGTCCTGCCCATCACCCCGCTGACCGCGCCGCCGACCGTCACCATCCGGCCGCCCGGCTCGAAGAGCATCACCAACCGGGCGTTGCTGTGCGCCGCCCTCGCGCCGGGCACGAGCCGGCTGCGTGGCGCGCTGTTCGCCGACGACACCCGGGCCATGATGGGCGCCGTGACGGCGCTCGGCGCCGGCGTCGCGGCCGATCCCGACACCGGGACGGTCACCGTCACCGGCGTCGACCCGCGCACGTCGACCGGTGCCGCCACCGTCGACGCCCGCCAGTCCGGCACCACCTCGCGGTTCGTCCTGCCGGCGGCGGCGCTGCGCCCCGGCCGCACCGTCGTCGACGGCTCCGCGCAGTTGCGCGGCCGGCCGTTCGGGCCGGTGCTGCAGGCGCTGCGCGACGTCGGCGCCACCGTCGAGGAACTCGACCGCCCCGGCTTCCTGCCGGTCGCGGTGACCGGACCGGCCGGTGGCGGCTCCGTGCAGACGACCGGCCACGTGTCGAGCCAGTTCCTGTCCGGACTGCTGATGGCCGCACCGCTGATGACCGACGGGCTGACGGTCGGGCTGACCTCGCCGCTGGTGTCGGTGCCGTACGTGAAGATGACGATCGCCGTGATGGCGGCCTTCGGCGTCGAGGTCCGCGACCTCGAGGTGCGGCCGGGCGCGTACCGTCCCACCGACTACGTCGTGGAGCCGGACGCCAGCGCCGCCTCGTACCTCCTCGCCGCCGCGGCGATCACCGGCGGCCGGGTGACCGTGGCGGGACTCGGGTCCGACAGTCTGCAGGGCGACGTCGGGTTCGCCGACGTGCTGGAGCGGATGGGGGCACGGGTGGACCGCCACGCCGACGCGCTCACGGTCACCGGCGGCGGCCCGCTGCGAGGCGTCGACGTGAACATGGCCGACATCTCCGACACGGCGCAGACGCTCGCCGCGGTCGCGGTGTTCGCCGACACCCCGACCCGGGTCCGCGGCATCGGCTTCATCCGGGGCAAGGAGACCGACCGGATCGGCGCGGTCGTCACCGAACTGCGCCGCGCCGGCATCGACGCCGTCGAGGACGAGGACGGTTTCACCATCCACCCCGGAGACCCGCGGCCGACCCGGTTCGCCACGTACGACGACCACCGCATGGCGATGAGCCTGTCCCTGGTCGGCCTGCGGGCGCCGGGGATCGAGATCGCCGACCCGGCGTGCGTCGGCAAGACGTACCCGGGCTTCTTCGCGGACCTGGGCCGGCTGTCCTGA